The DNA sequence CTGGACCGCGCGCAGTCCGGCCCGCTCGGGGGTGCCGAGCACGGCCCCGTTGGCGTCGACGGCCTTGATGGTGTCGGCGACCGGGAGCGCGGGAACGACCGCGCTGTGCCCGGCTTCGAGCGCCCGCACCACGCGGACCACCAGCGAGGGCGGGGTGAGGGCGCGCGCGGCGTCGTGGACGAGGACGAAATCGGCGTCGCCGACGGCGGACAGTGCCAGACTCACCGATTCGGTACGGTCGGCGCCGCCGGTCACGATCACGGCGTCACCGCCGAAGACGAGTTTCGCCTCGTCGCTGCGGCTCGGCGGGACGGCGACGACGATGCTGTCGACGACGCCGGATTCCCGCAGCCCGGCGATCGCACGTTCGAGCATCGGCCGCCCGGCGAGATTCACGAACGCCTTCGGCGCTCCGGCCGCGAGCCGTTGACCGGATCCCGCGGCCGGAACGACGGCCACTGTGGTCATCGCGCGTCAGGACGCGGCGGCGAGTGCCTCATCGAGAATGGTGGTGGCCTTCTCGTCG is a window from the Mycolicibacterium litorale genome containing:
- the ispD gene encoding 2-C-methyl-D-erythritol 4-phosphate cytidylyltransferase, translated to MTTVAVVPAAGSGQRLAAGAPKAFVNLAGRPMLERAIAGLRESGVVDSIVVAVPPSRSDEAKLVFGGDAVIVTGGADRTESVSLALSAVGDADFVLVHDAARALTPPSLVVRVVRALEAGHSAVVPALPVADTIKAVDANGAVLGTPERAGLRAVQTPQGFHIDVLRRAYARAGEGGFTDDASMVEQAGGQVQVVDGDPLAFKITTPLDLVLAEAILAGAR